The following proteins come from a genomic window of Shewanella halifaxensis HAW-EB4:
- a CDS encoding ISL3-like element ISShha2 family transposase, with protein sequence MPSLSSALFSFKGQCVQSFSIEQGSHSILVRCRRDGRFKVKEPRTERRCTVDHYVRRRVHDLPVSGRPCNIEVELAQTRDKDGRRLIEATEYVAKGARYTIRFCQFISGLCRYMSIHAVSQHLGIRWETIKNIDKEYLHSTLPGLEPAKLNNLIHIGVDEVARAKGHDYMTVVYDLVSGHLIWVEHGRKAAVLISFFEQLSTATKDGIKAVSMDMGQPYQSAVRKMLPNADIVFDRFHVMQNYGLLIKKERSKAFRNGSHEEKKMLKGTLFLLLKNAHKLDEGQSDRLGDLLESNKTLCIVYMLKEQLQAIWDEACYKSMVMALEAWCGLARSTRILSLCNYADALLDRKVGICNYAKYRLTNARVEAGNVSIGLLRRRARGIRDIEYFKLKIRQTSVPDNHSTFYPNIKLM encoded by the coding sequence TTGCCATCATTATCATCCGCCCTATTTAGCTTTAAAGGGCAATGTGTGCAGTCCTTTTCTATAGAACAAGGCTCTCATTCTATTCTTGTACGATGCCGCCGAGACGGACGGTTTAAAGTTAAAGAACCAAGAACTGAAAGGCGATGTACAGTTGATCACTATGTAAGAAGACGGGTACACGATCTACCTGTTAGTGGACGTCCTTGTAACATCGAAGTCGAACTCGCTCAGACCAGAGATAAAGACGGAAGAAGGTTAATTGAGGCGACTGAATACGTTGCAAAAGGAGCGCGATATACCATTCGCTTCTGTCAGTTCATTAGCGGATTGTGCCGATACATGAGCATTCACGCAGTCTCTCAACATTTAGGTATTCGTTGGGAGACGATAAAAAACATTGATAAGGAATATCTACATTCAACCTTACCAGGCTTGGAGCCCGCTAAGCTTAACAACTTAATCCATATTGGCGTTGATGAGGTAGCCCGAGCTAAAGGACATGACTATATGACCGTGGTATACGATTTGGTTTCTGGTCATTTAATTTGGGTCGAACACGGTAGAAAAGCAGCGGTCCTAATTTCGTTCTTCGAGCAACTATCAACCGCGACGAAAGACGGTATTAAAGCGGTTTCAATGGATATGGGTCAGCCTTATCAATCCGCAGTAAGAAAAATGCTGCCTAACGCCGATATCGTTTTCGACCGATTTCATGTGATGCAAAACTACGGCCTGTTAATCAAAAAAGAACGCTCCAAAGCCTTTCGAAATGGTTCTCATGAAGAGAAAAAGATGCTCAAAGGAACGTTGTTCCTATTGCTGAAAAACGCCCATAAACTGGATGAGGGGCAGTCAGATAGGCTTGGTGACTTACTCGAGAGTAACAAGACTCTCTGCATCGTTTATATGCTGAAAGAGCAGTTACAAGCGATATGGGATGAAGCGTGTTACAAGTCGATGGTAATGGCACTTGAAGCTTGGTGCGGTCTTGCTAGGTCAACGAGGATATTGTCCTTGTGTAATTATGCAGACGCACTATTGGATAGAAAAGTCGGCATCTGCAATTACGCAAAATATAGATTAACCAACGCTCGAGTTGAAGCAGGGAATGTCTCTATTGGTTTACTCAGGCGAAGAGCTCGAGGGATCCGAGACATTGAATACTTCAAACTCAAGATCAGACAAACATCAGTCCCTGATAACCATTCAACCTTTTATCCAAATATCAAGCTCATGTAA